In the Bradyrhizobium guangzhouense genome, one interval contains:
- a CDS encoding NADH-quinone oxidoreductase subunit C, whose amino-acid sequence MDDAKLDALGQTIVSALPGAATGHHVAFNQLTVDVEASKIVEVVKYLRDDPNCRFVNFTDITAADYPSREKRFDVIYHFLSPTLNTRIRLKAQADETTQVPSLIEVFPGADWFEREAYDLYGVFFVGHPDMRRILTDYGFEGHPLRKDFPLTGFLEVRYDDQEKRVVYEPVRLNQEFRKFDFLSPWEGADYPVLPGDEKAGPKA is encoded by the coding sequence ATGGACGACGCCAAGCTCGACGCCCTGGGGCAGACGATCGTGAGCGCGCTTCCGGGCGCCGCCACCGGTCATCATGTGGCCTTCAACCAGCTCACGGTCGATGTCGAGGCCAGCAAGATCGTCGAGGTGGTCAAGTACCTCCGCGATGATCCGAACTGCCGTTTCGTCAACTTCACCGACATCACGGCCGCCGACTATCCGTCGCGCGAAAAGCGCTTCGACGTGATCTATCACTTCCTGTCACCGACCCTGAACACCCGCATCCGCCTCAAGGCCCAGGCCGACGAGACCACGCAGGTGCCGTCGTTGATCGAGGTGTTCCCCGGCGCCGACTGGTTCGAGCGCGAGGCTTACGACCTCTACGGCGTGTTCTTCGTCGGTCATCCCGACATGCGCCGCATCCTCACCGATTACGGTTTCGAGGGGCATCCGCTGCGCAAGGATTTCCCGCTGACCGGCTTCCTCGAGGTCCGCTACGACGACCAGGAGAAGCGCGTGGTGTACGAGCCGGTCCGGCTCAACCAGGAATTCCGCAAGTTCGACTTTTTGTCGCCGTGGGAGGGAGCCGACTATCCGGTTCTGCCCGGCGATGAAAAAGCAGGGCCGAAGGCTTGA
- a CDS encoding NADH-quinone oxidoreductase subunit A, with translation MSGILQNYLPLVVFIGVAAIIGLVLLIAPFIVAFQQPDPEKLSAYECGFNAFDDARMKFDVRFYLVAILFIIFDLEVAFLFPWAVAFGKLGATGFWSMLVFLAVLTVGFAYEWKKGALEWD, from the coding sequence ATGAGCGGCATTCTACAGAACTATCTTCCACTCGTCGTCTTTATAGGGGTAGCGGCCATCATCGGCCTGGTGCTCCTGATCGCGCCCTTCATCGTGGCGTTCCAGCAGCCGGATCCGGAAAAGCTGTCGGCGTATGAGTGCGGTTTCAACGCCTTCGACGATGCCCGCATGAAGTTCGACGTCCGCTTCTATCTGGTCGCGATCCTCTTCATCATTTTCGACCTCGAGGTGGCGTTCCTGTTTCCCTGGGCGGTGGCGTTCGGCAAGCTTGGCGCGACCGGCTTCTGGTCCATGCTGGTGTTCCTCGCCGTGCTGACGGTGGGCTTCGCCTACGAATGGAAGAAAGGCGCACTCGAATGGGATTGA
- a CDS encoding PepSY-associated TM helix domain-containing protein — protein sequence MRARTVRLWSVVHTWTSLVSTLFLLLLCLTGLPLIFHHEIDELLGYAPQPAAHASAARAMPQIVAEAALAADPGRVLQYVSWDKDEPGIVMAFTNSTPDGAPDNATVRAFDAVSAKPLGPVGVGPMLIVLKLHTDMFAGQAGKLFLGAMGLLFAVAIVSGVVLYWPFTRRLRFATIRDHASRRVRWLDWHNLIGVATVAWALVVGLTGVVNTWAELMLNQWKATELASMVAPYAGKPPPVRLASLDDVVARAKQAAPGMEIAFIAFPGTPFTSSHHFAAFMRGDTVLTARLLKPVLLDGETGEVAASRALPLYLQALLISQPLHFGDYGGMPLKLIWAALDGLSIVVIGSGLYLWLGRRRKRAPGNADAFARRAPVPS from the coding sequence GTGAGAGCGCGCACGGTCAGGCTCTGGTCCGTGGTCCACACCTGGACCAGCCTGGTCTCGACGCTATTCCTGCTGTTGCTCTGCCTGACCGGCCTGCCGCTGATCTTCCATCACGAGATCGACGAGCTTCTGGGCTACGCCCCCCAGCCCGCAGCTCATGCGAGCGCGGCGCGCGCGATGCCCCAGATCGTCGCCGAGGCCGCGCTCGCCGCCGATCCCGGCCGCGTCCTGCAATATGTCTCGTGGGACAAGGACGAACCCGGGATCGTGATGGCTTTCACCAACAGCACACCTGACGGTGCGCCTGACAATGCGACGGTGCGTGCCTTCGATGCCGTCTCGGCAAAACCGCTCGGGCCGGTCGGCGTCGGGCCGATGCTGATCGTGCTCAAGCTGCACACCGATATGTTCGCGGGACAAGCCGGAAAGCTGTTCCTCGGCGCGATGGGCCTGCTGTTTGCGGTCGCGATCGTCTCCGGCGTGGTGCTGTACTGGCCGTTCACCCGCCGCCTGCGCTTTGCCACCATTCGCGATCATGCCTCGCGTCGCGTCCGCTGGCTCGACTGGCACAATCTGATCGGCGTGGCGACGGTGGCCTGGGCGCTGGTGGTGGGCCTGACCGGCGTCGTCAACACCTGGGCCGAGCTGATGCTGAACCAATGGAAGGCAACCGAGCTCGCCAGCATGGTCGCGCCCTATGCCGGCAAGCCGCCGCCCGTGCGTCTCGCCTCGCTCGACGATGTCGTGGCGCGCGCGAAGCAGGCCGCGCCGGGCATGGAGATCGCCTTCATCGCGTTCCCGGGAACGCCGTTCACGTCCTCGCACCATTTCGCCGCCTTCATGCGCGGGGACACGGTCCTGACGGCTCGGCTGCTCAAGCCGGTGCTGCTCGATGGCGAAACCGGGGAGGTCGCCGCCAGCAGGGCGCTGCCGCTCTATCTCCAGGCGCTGTTGATCTCGCAGCCGCTACATTTCGGCGATTATGGCGGCATGCCGCTGAAGCTGATCTGGGCCGCGCTCGACGGGCTCAGCATCGTTGTGATCGGCAGCGGCCTGTATCTCTGGCTGGGCCGGCGGCGGAAGCGAGCGCCGGGCAATGCCGACGCATTCGCCAGGCGAGCCCCGGTCCCGTCATGA
- a CDS encoding NADH-quinone oxidoreductase subunit D, producing MNEQPEQLRNFTINFGPQHPAAHGVLRLVLELDGEVVARVDPHIGLLHRGTEKLIEQKTYLQAIPYFDRLDYVAPMNQEHAFCLAAEKLLGIEVPRRGQLIRVLYCEIGRILSHLLNVTTQAMDVGALTPPLWGFEEREKLMVFYERASGSRMHAAFFRVGGVHQDLPKKLVDDIEAWCDPFLKVVDDLDRLLTANRIFKQRNVDIGVVPLKEAWEWGFSGVMVRGSGAAWDLRKSQPYECYAEMDFDIPIGKNGDCYDRYLIRMEEMRQSVRIMKQCIQKLNAPDGKGPVVVEDNKVAPPRRGEMKRSMEALIHHFKLYTEGVHVPEGEVYAAVEAPKGEFGVYLISDGTNKPYKCKIRAPGFAHLQAMDHICRGHLLADVSAILGSLDIVFGEVDR from the coding sequence ATGAACGAGCAACCCGAACAGCTTCGCAATTTCACCATCAATTTCGGCCCGCAGCATCCGGCTGCGCACGGTGTGCTGCGTCTGGTGCTGGAGCTTGATGGTGAGGTCGTCGCCCGCGTCGATCCGCATATCGGCCTGCTTCACCGCGGCACCGAAAAGCTGATCGAGCAGAAGACCTATCTGCAGGCGATCCCCTATTTCGACCGGCTCGACTACGTCGCGCCGATGAACCAGGAACACGCCTTCTGCCTCGCGGCCGAGAAGCTGCTCGGCATCGAGGTGCCGCGCCGCGGCCAGTTGATCCGCGTGCTGTATTGCGAGATCGGCCGCATCCTGTCGCACCTGCTCAACGTCACCACGCAGGCGATGGACGTCGGCGCGCTGACCCCGCCGCTGTGGGGCTTTGAAGAGCGCGAGAAGCTGATGGTGTTCTACGAGCGGGCCTCGGGCAGCCGTATGCACGCAGCCTTCTTCCGCGTCGGCGGCGTGCACCAGGACTTGCCGAAGAAGCTGGTCGACGACATCGAGGCCTGGTGCGATCCGTTCCTCAAGGTGGTCGACGACCTCGACCGCCTGCTCACCGCCAACCGCATCTTCAAGCAGCGCAACGTCGACATCGGCGTGGTGCCGCTGAAGGAAGCCTGGGAATGGGGGTTCTCCGGCGTGATGGTGCGTGGCTCGGGCGCGGCCTGGGATTTGCGCAAGTCGCAGCCCTATGAATGCTACGCCGAAATGGATTTCGACATTCCGATCGGCAAGAACGGCGACTGCTACGACCGCTACCTGATCCGCATGGAAGAGATGCGCCAGTCCGTGCGCATCATGAAGCAGTGCATCCAGAAGCTGAACGCGCCAGACGGGAAGGGCCCCGTCGTCGTCGAGGACAACAAGGTCGCGCCGCCCCGTCGTGGCGAGATGAAGCGCTCGATGGAAGCGCTCATCCATCACTTCAAGCTCTACACCGAAGGCGTTCACGTGCCGGAAGGCGAGGTCTACGCCGCGGTCGAGGCGCCCAAGGGCGAGTTCGGCGTGTATCTGATCTCCGACGGCACCAACAAGCCGTACAAGTGCAAGATCCGCGCGCCGGGCTTTGCCCATCTGCAGGCGATGGACCACATCTGCCGCGGCCATCTGCTCGCCGACGTCTCGGCCATTCTCGGCTCGCTCGACATCGTGTTCGGAGAGGTCGATCGGTGA
- a CDS encoding NuoB/complex I 20 kDa subunit family protein, whose product MGLNPATSSGPAIAPAPKGILDPSTGKPVGANDPFFLEVNSELSDKGFFTAATDDLITWARTGSLMWMTFGLACCAVEMMQVSMPRYDVERFGFAPRASPRQSDVMIVAGTLTNKMAPALRKVYDQMPEPRYVISMGSCANGGGYYHYSYSVVRGCDRIVPIDIYVPGCPPTAEALLYGVLLLQKKIRRIGTIER is encoded by the coding sequence ATGGGATTGAACCCTGCAACGTCCTCCGGTCCGGCGATCGCGCCGGCCCCCAAGGGCATCCTGGATCCGTCGACCGGCAAGCCGGTCGGGGCCAATGACCCGTTCTTCCTCGAGGTCAATTCCGAGCTGTCCGACAAGGGCTTCTTCACGGCTGCGACAGACGACCTCATCACCTGGGCGCGTACCGGCTCGCTGATGTGGATGACCTTCGGTCTCGCCTGCTGCGCGGTCGAGATGATGCAGGTGTCGATGCCGCGTTATGACGTCGAGCGCTTCGGCTTCGCTCCGCGTGCCTCGCCGCGCCAGTCCGACGTGATGATCGTCGCGGGCACGCTGACCAACAAGATGGCGCCGGCGCTGCGCAAGGTCTACGACCAGATGCCCGAGCCGCGCTACGTCATCTCGATGGGCTCCTGCGCCAATGGCGGTGGCTACTATCACTATTCCTACTCGGTCGTGCGCGGCTGCGACCGCATCGTGCCGATCGACATCTACGTGCCGGGCTGCCCGCCCACGGCGGAAGCGCTGCTCTACGGCGTGCTGCTGCTGCAGAAGAAGATCCGCCGCATCGGCACCATCGAACGCTAA
- a CDS encoding TonB-dependent siderophore receptor, with the protein MLRSAVLATASAWVLMPQASLAQSSASSGAQSLPPVNVAAPEQRRRAAVRAPRRTQSQVETANSRKPQPQRNVGVVESPRGPVQGYVARRSSSGTKTNTPIMQTPQAVSVIGADQIRDQKPNKLDEVLRYTAGVRAGTFGADTRNDWWLIRGFKSDDIGLFLDGLQLFYTSYASWKLQPSNMERVEVLRGPSAVLYGGSSPSGIVNVISKMPPTEPVRYIETGVNNFGNAYVGFDVGGPVATQPGNGQLLYRVVGQVQNGDTQVNFTPDNNYFIAPSVTWKPDADTTLTVLASASKQDTRGINFLPYQGTVTSAPFGKIPTSFFAGDPSVDKFTREQEMLGYQFEHNLTEDLTFRQNARFAHVDLTYRGFVGNGWDNINTATMGRYNWYAKNTANQANLDNQLEYRFGTGPVRHTMLFGVDLKGYQIDDYQAFNFGTVPSINVFNPAYGLDIPLTGAPFRNFLITQKQAGTYVQDQMKLGNFTLVLSGRNDWVETSQDARDSGADVASRSDSRFSGRAGLIYTFDNGIAPYVSYATSYNPIIGLNAQNLLFLPETGKQAEIGVKVAPRGFDGYFTVSVFDLKRQNVATTDPTNVLLQNQTGEVTSRGIELEAVANATKELKLIGSFTSYHLFTSKDLDPSLIGKTPTNTPEMLISGWADYTFKDGPLEGFGFGGGVRYVGSSWADAANTLEVPAVVLADLAVHYEWQNWRMALNVINLTDKIYVASCASASSCFYGDRRRATASVSYKW; encoded by the coding sequence ATGCTGCGGTCAGCCGTGTTGGCGACCGCATCCGCTTGGGTTTTGATGCCGCAGGCATCGCTTGCACAATCATCGGCATCATCTGGTGCGCAGAGCCTGCCGCCGGTGAACGTGGCCGCGCCTGAGCAGCGCCGCCGCGCTGCGGTTCGCGCGCCGCGCCGCACGCAGAGCCAGGTGGAAACGGCCAACAGCCGGAAGCCTCAGCCGCAACGCAATGTCGGAGTCGTCGAGAGCCCGCGCGGTCCGGTGCAGGGCTATGTCGCGCGCCGAAGTTCATCCGGCACCAAGACCAACACGCCGATCATGCAGACGCCGCAGGCGGTGTCGGTGATCGGTGCCGATCAGATCCGTGACCAGAAGCCGAACAAGCTCGACGAAGTGCTGCGCTATACCGCGGGTGTGCGCGCCGGCACGTTCGGCGCCGACACCCGCAACGACTGGTGGCTGATCCGCGGCTTCAAGTCAGACGACATCGGGCTGTTCCTCGACGGCCTACAGCTGTTCTACACGTCCTATGCGAGCTGGAAGCTGCAACCCTCCAACATGGAGCGCGTCGAGGTGCTGCGCGGTCCGTCGGCCGTGCTCTATGGTGGATCGAGCCCGAGCGGCATTGTCAACGTCATCAGCAAGATGCCGCCGACCGAGCCGGTCCGCTATATCGAGACCGGCGTGAACAATTTCGGCAATGCCTATGTCGGCTTCGATGTCGGCGGTCCCGTCGCAACGCAGCCTGGCAACGGCCAGTTGCTCTACCGCGTGGTCGGCCAGGTCCAGAACGGCGACACGCAGGTCAACTTCACGCCCGACAACAACTACTTCATCGCGCCATCAGTCACCTGGAAGCCGGATGCCGACACGACTCTCACTGTGCTGGCCTCGGCCTCGAAGCAGGACACCCGCGGCATCAACTTCCTGCCGTACCAAGGCACGGTGACGAGCGCGCCGTTCGGCAAGATCCCCACCAGCTTCTTCGCCGGCGATCCCAGCGTCGACAAGTTCACGCGCGAGCAGGAGATGCTCGGCTATCAGTTCGAGCACAACCTCACCGAGGATTTGACCTTCCGCCAGAATGCGCGCTTTGCGCATGTCGACCTGACCTATCGCGGCTTCGTCGGCAATGGTTGGGACAACATCAACACGGCCACGATGGGCCGCTACAATTGGTATGCGAAGAACACTGCCAACCAGGCCAATCTCGACAACCAGCTGGAGTACCGCTTCGGCACCGGTCCGGTGCGGCACACCATGCTGTTCGGGGTCGATCTGAAGGGTTATCAGATCGACGACTATCAGGCGTTCAATTTCGGCACCGTGCCGTCCATCAACGTCTTCAATCCCGCCTATGGCCTCGACATTCCGCTGACGGGCGCACCATTCCGCAACTTCCTGATCACGCAGAAGCAGGCCGGCACCTACGTCCAGGACCAGATGAAGCTTGGCAACTTCACGCTGGTGTTGAGCGGCCGCAACGACTGGGTGGAGACGTCGCAGGACGCGCGCGACAGCGGCGCTGATGTCGCCAGCCGTAGTGACAGCAGGTTCAGCGGGCGCGCCGGATTGATCTACACCTTCGACAACGGCATCGCGCCCTATGTCTCCTATGCGACGAGCTACAATCCAATCATCGGCCTCAACGCGCAGAACCTGCTGTTCCTGCCGGAGACCGGCAAGCAGGCCGAGATCGGTGTGAAGGTCGCGCCGAGGGGATTTGACGGCTATTTCACGGTCTCGGTGTTCGACCTGAAGCGGCAGAACGTGGCGACGACCGATCCCACCAATGTCCTGCTGCAGAACCAGACCGGCGAGGTGACCTCGCGCGGCATCGAGCTCGAAGCGGTCGCCAATGCCACCAAGGAGCTGAAGCTGATCGGCTCCTTCACGTCCTACCATCTGTTCACCAGCAAGGATCTCGATCCGTCGCTGATCGGCAAGACGCCGACCAACACGCCGGAGATGCTGATCTCGGGCTGGGCGGACTACACCTTCAAGGACGGACCGCTGGAGGGGTTTGGTTTCGGCGGTGGCGTTCGTTACGTGGGCTCGTCCTGGGCCGATGCCGCCAACACGCTCGAAGTTCCCGCCGTCGTGCTCGCCGATCTCGCCGTTCACTACGAATGGCAGAACTGGCGCATGGCGCTCAACGTGATCAACCTGACCGACAAGATCTACGTCGCGAGCTGCGCGTCGGCCTCTTCGTGCTTCTACGGTGACCGCCGCCGCGCCACCGCCAGCGTCTCCTACAAATGGTGA